Proteins encoded by one window of Mustela erminea isolate mMusErm1 chromosome 7, mMusErm1.Pri, whole genome shotgun sequence:
- the RGS19 gene encoding regulator of G-protein signaling 19 isoform X2 produces the protein MHVGPQEADQPPSMSSHDAAPPAVPSRNPCCLCWCCCCGCSWAEERRRAWRVSRENKLQPLPGCEACATPSPEEVRSWAQSFDKLMHSPAGRSVFREFLRTEYSEENMLFWLACEELKAEANQHVVDEKARLIYEDYVSILSPKEVSLDSRVREGINKKMQEPSAHTFDDAQLQIYTLMHRDSYPRFLSSPTYRALLLRGSSQSSSEA, from the exons ATG CACGTAGGGCCGCAGGAGGCAGACCAGCCCCCCTCGATGTCCAGTCATGATGCAGCCCCCCCGGCTGTCCCCAGCCGCAACCCCTGCTGCTTGTGCTGGTGCTGCTGTTGTGGCTGTTCCTG GGCTGAAGAGCGGCGGCGAGCGTGGCGGGTCTCCCGGGAGAACAAGCTGCAGCCTCTCCCCGGCTGCGAGGCATG CGCCACGCCGAGCCCCGAGGAGGTGCGGAGCTGGGCGCAGTCGTTCGACAAGCTGATGCACAGCCCGGCGGGCCGCAGCGTGTTCCGGGAGTTTCTGCGCACGGAGTACAGCGAGGAGAACATGCTCTTCTGGCTGGCCTGTGAGGAGCTCAAGGCTGAGGCCAACCAGCACGTGGTGGACGAGAAGGCCCGGCTCATCTATGAGGACTACGTGTCCATTCTGTCCCCCAAAGAG GTGAGCCTGGACTCGCGCGTGCGGGAAGGCATCAACAAGAAGATGCAGGAGCCGTCGGCGCACACCTTCGATGACGCCCAGCTGCAGATCTACACGCTCATGCACCGGGACTCCTACCCCCGCTTCCTCAGCTCCCCCACCTACCGTGCCCTGCTGCTCCGGGGCAGCTCCCAGTCCTCCAGCGAGGCCTAG
- the RGS19 gene encoding regulator of G-protein signaling 19 isoform X1, with product MPTPHETEKQHVGPQEADQPPSMSSHDAAPPAVPSRNPCCLCWCCCCGCSWAEERRRAWRVSRENKLQPLPGCEACATPSPEEVRSWAQSFDKLMHSPAGRSVFREFLRTEYSEENMLFWLACEELKAEANQHVVDEKARLIYEDYVSILSPKEVSLDSRVREGINKKMQEPSAHTFDDAQLQIYTLMHRDSYPRFLSSPTYRALLLRGSSQSSSEA from the exons ATGCCCACCCCACATGAGACTGAGAAGCAG CACGTAGGGCCGCAGGAGGCAGACCAGCCCCCCTCGATGTCCAGTCATGATGCAGCCCCCCCGGCTGTCCCCAGCCGCAACCCCTGCTGCTTGTGCTGGTGCTGCTGTTGTGGCTGTTCCTG GGCTGAAGAGCGGCGGCGAGCGTGGCGGGTCTCCCGGGAGAACAAGCTGCAGCCTCTCCCCGGCTGCGAGGCATG CGCCACGCCGAGCCCCGAGGAGGTGCGGAGCTGGGCGCAGTCGTTCGACAAGCTGATGCACAGCCCGGCGGGCCGCAGCGTGTTCCGGGAGTTTCTGCGCACGGAGTACAGCGAGGAGAACATGCTCTTCTGGCTGGCCTGTGAGGAGCTCAAGGCTGAGGCCAACCAGCACGTGGTGGACGAGAAGGCCCGGCTCATCTATGAGGACTACGTGTCCATTCTGTCCCCCAAAGAG GTGAGCCTGGACTCGCGCGTGCGGGAAGGCATCAACAAGAAGATGCAGGAGCCGTCGGCGCACACCTTCGATGACGCCCAGCTGCAGATCTACACGCTCATGCACCGGGACTCCTACCCCCGCTTCCTCAGCTCCCCCACCTACCGTGCCCTGCTGCTCCGGGGCAGCTCCCAGTCCTCCAGCGAGGCCTAG
- the RGS19 gene encoding regulator of G-protein signaling 19 isoform X3: MSSHDAAPPAVPSRNPCCLCWCCCCGCSWAEERRRAWRVSRENKLQPLPGCEACATPSPEEVRSWAQSFDKLMHSPAGRSVFREFLRTEYSEENMLFWLACEELKAEANQHVVDEKARLIYEDYVSILSPKEVSLDSRVREGINKKMQEPSAHTFDDAQLQIYTLMHRDSYPRFLSSPTYRALLLRGSSQSSSEA, encoded by the exons ATGTCCAGTCATGATGCAGCCCCCCCGGCTGTCCCCAGCCGCAACCCCTGCTGCTTGTGCTGGTGCTGCTGTTGTGGCTGTTCCTG GGCTGAAGAGCGGCGGCGAGCGTGGCGGGTCTCCCGGGAGAACAAGCTGCAGCCTCTCCCCGGCTGCGAGGCATG CGCCACGCCGAGCCCCGAGGAGGTGCGGAGCTGGGCGCAGTCGTTCGACAAGCTGATGCACAGCCCGGCGGGCCGCAGCGTGTTCCGGGAGTTTCTGCGCACGGAGTACAGCGAGGAGAACATGCTCTTCTGGCTGGCCTGTGAGGAGCTCAAGGCTGAGGCCAACCAGCACGTGGTGGACGAGAAGGCCCGGCTCATCTATGAGGACTACGTGTCCATTCTGTCCCCCAAAGAG GTGAGCCTGGACTCGCGCGTGCGGGAAGGCATCAACAAGAAGATGCAGGAGCCGTCGGCGCACACCTTCGATGACGCCCAGCTGCAGATCTACACGCTCATGCACCGGGACTCCTACCCCCGCTTCCTCAGCTCCCCCACCTACCGTGCCCTGCTGCTCCGGGGCAGCTCCCAGTCCTCCAGCGAGGCCTAG
- the RGS19 gene encoding regulator of G-protein signaling 19 isoform X4 yields the protein MHSPAGRSVFREFLRTEYSEENMLFWLACEELKAEANQHVVDEKARLIYEDYVSILSPKEVSLDSRVREGINKKMQEPSAHTFDDAQLQIYTLMHRDSYPRFLSSPTYRALLLRGSSQSSSEA from the exons ATGCACAGCCCGGCGGGCCGCAGCGTGTTCCGGGAGTTTCTGCGCACGGAGTACAGCGAGGAGAACATGCTCTTCTGGCTGGCCTGTGAGGAGCTCAAGGCTGAGGCCAACCAGCACGTGGTGGACGAGAAGGCCCGGCTCATCTATGAGGACTACGTGTCCATTCTGTCCCCCAAAGAG GTGAGCCTGGACTCGCGCGTGCGGGAAGGCATCAACAAGAAGATGCAGGAGCCGTCGGCGCACACCTTCGATGACGCCCAGCTGCAGATCTACACGCTCATGCACCGGGACTCCTACCCCCGCTTCCTCAGCTCCCCCACCTACCGTGCCCTGCTGCTCCGGGGCAGCTCCCAGTCCTCCAGCGAGGCCTAG